A region of Saccharococcus thermophilus DNA encodes the following proteins:
- a CDS encoding adenylosuccinate synthase, which translates to MSSVVVVGTQWGDEGKGKITDFLSENAEVIARYQGGNNAGHTIVFNGEKYKLHLIPSGIFYKDKICVIGNGMVVDPKALVTELNGLHDRGISTDNLRISNRAHVILPYHLKLDELEEERKGANKIGTTKKGIGPAYMDKAARIGIRIIDLLDREVFEEKLARNLQEKNVLFEKVYGVEGFKLEDILDEYYEYGQQIAKYVCDTSVVLNNALDEGRRVLFEGAQGVMLDIDQGTYPFVTSSNPVAGGVTIGAGVGPTKIKHVVGVAKAYTTRVGDGPFPTELHDEIGDRIREVGREYGTTTGRPRRVGWFDSVVVRHARRVSGITDLSLNSIDVLTGIETLKICVAYRYKGKVLEEFPASLKVLAECEPIYEELPGWSEDITGVKSLDELPANARHYVERISQLTGIPLSIFSVGPDRSQTNVIRSVYA; encoded by the coding sequence ATGTCGTCAGTTGTCGTTGTCGGGACACAATGGGGCGATGAGGGAAAAGGAAAAATTACCGACTTTTTATCGGAAAACGCGGAAGTCATCGCGAGATATCAAGGCGGAAACAATGCTGGACATACGATTGTCTTTAACGGAGAGAAATATAAATTGCATTTAATTCCGTCCGGGATTTTTTATAAAGATAAAATTTGCGTGATCGGCAACGGAATGGTCGTTGATCCGAAAGCGTTAGTGACGGAGTTGAACGGGTTGCATGACCGCGGCATTTCTACCGATAATTTACGCATCAGCAACCGCGCGCACGTCATTTTGCCATATCATTTAAAATTAGATGAGCTTGAAGAAGAACGGAAAGGCGCAAACAAAATCGGTACGACGAAAAAAGGCATCGGTCCTGCCTATATGGATAAAGCGGCACGCATCGGCATCCGCATCATCGATTTATTGGATCGTGAAGTATTTGAAGAAAAATTGGCGCGTAATTTGCAAGAGAAAAATGTCCTATTTGAAAAAGTATACGGCGTTGAAGGATTTAAACTAGAAGATATTTTAGATGAATATTACGAATATGGGCAGCAAATCGCCAAATATGTTTGCGATACGTCTGTAGTGTTAAATAATGCACTTGATGAAGGACGCCGTGTTCTCTTTGAAGGCGCACAAGGCGTCATGCTCGATATTGACCAAGGAACGTATCCGTTTGTTACTTCCTCGAATCCAGTCGCCGGTGGCGTGACGATTGGTGCTGGGGTTGGACCAACGAAAATTAAACATGTCGTTGGGGTTGCGAAAGCATATACGACTCGTGTCGGCGATGGGCCATTCCCAACAGAACTACATGATGAAATTGGCGACCGCATCCGTGAAGTCGGTCGTGAATATGGAACAACGACGGGCCGTCCGCGCCGCGTCGGCTGGTTTGACAGCGTGGTTGTCCGTCATGCTCGCCGCGTCAGCGGTATTACCGATTTATCGCTTAATTCGATTGATGTATTAACGGGAATTGAAACGCTGAAAATATGTGTTGCCTATCGTTATAAGGGAAAAGTTCTTGAAGAATTTCCGGCAAGTTTAAAAGTATTGGCAGAGTGCGAGCCGATTTATGAGGAGCTCCCAGGCTGGTCTGAAGATATTACCGGGGTAAAAAGCTTGGACGAACTGCCGGCGAACGCCCGCCATTATGTTGAGCGCATTTCGCAATTAACAGGAATTCCATTATCCATTTTCTCCGTCGGCCCGGACCGTTCGCAAACAAACGTGATCCGTAGCGTATATGCGTGA
- the yycF gene encoding response regulator YycF — protein MEKRILVVDDEKPIADILQFNLQKEGYEVICAYDGEEALQKVEEIMPDLILLDIMLPQKDGMEVCREVRKKYDMPIIMLTAKDSEIDKVLGLELGADDYVTKPFSTRELLARVKANLRRHSQIAAQEDANDMNEIIIGSLVIRPDAYIVLKRGETIELTHREFELLHYLAKHIGQVMTREHLLQTVWGYDYYGDVRTVDVTVRRLREKIEDNPSHPSWIVTRRGVGYYLRNPEQE, from the coding sequence ATGGAAAAGCGGATTTTAGTTGTTGATGACGAGAAGCCAATTGCGGATATTTTGCAATTTAATTTACAAAAAGAAGGATATGAAGTGATTTGCGCATACGATGGCGAAGAAGCGTTACAAAAAGTCGAGGAAATCATGCCTGACCTTATTTTGCTAGATATTATGCTTCCGCAAAAAGACGGAATGGAAGTATGCCGGGAAGTGCGGAAAAAATACGATATGCCGATTATTATGTTAACGGCGAAAGATTCCGAGATCGATAAAGTGCTTGGTTTAGAGTTAGGGGCAGATGACTATGTCACGAAGCCGTTTAGCACGAGGGAGCTATTGGCGCGGGTAAAGGCGAATTTACGTCGCCATTCGCAAATCGCGGCGCAGGAGGATGCCAATGATATGAATGAGATTATTATCGGTTCGCTCGTCATTCGTCCTGATGCCTATATCGTGTTGAAACGAGGGGAAACGATTGAATTAACGCATCGTGAGTTTGAACTTCTTCATTATTTAGCCAAACATATTGGACAAGTGATGACAAGGGAGCACCTGTTGCAAACGGTGTGGGGATACGATTATTACGGCGATGTCCGTACGGTCGATGTAACGGTGCGGCGTCTTCGTGAAAAAATTGAAGACAATCCGTCACACCCTTCATGGATTGTGACACGGCGGGGAGTCGGCTATTATTTGCGCAACCCAGAACAGGAGTAA